Proteins found in one Planococcus citri chromosome 2, ihPlaCitr1.1, whole genome shotgun sequence genomic segment:
- the LOC135834590 gene encoding uncharacterized protein LOC135834590, whose translation MCFPKLKQCFCCCFLRTGMFYICWISLLWNLYFLYVEKDPANVPDILRFLDDQKAISLPAGQPFSQYNRLYYVTEIMVFTFALIGIYSNSSCCLNLLIGSETVILLMYVFMTLYKVNLSLHEASDGSNSIDPISTFLITAFKYYLYLIILSFYNEVSNGRDGRGLGGIVIATAAVPSPYAPASAPSVTEHTIPAASYIDSPYAIQPPHAPIITQPCTSIYPPHEFPHIVVQTDIVAPCAPPPYPMPQPVVMNEKPPPYAP comes from the exons CTATGGAACTTATACTTTCTTTACGTTGAAAAGGATCCTGCAAATGTACCTGATATACTGAGATTCC tTGATGATCAAAAAGCGATCAGTTTACCAGCAGGGCAACCGTTCAGTCAGTATAATCGGTTGTATTATGTGACAGAGATCATGGTGTTCACATTTGCCTTGATTGGGATTTATTCG AACTCATCTTGCTGCCTAAATCTGTTAATCGGAAGTGAGACTGTTATTCTACTCATGTACGTTTTCATGACACTCTACAAAGTGAACCTAAGTCTACATGAAGCTAGCGATGGATCCAATTCTATAGACCCCATTAGCACGTTCCTAATAACAG CATTCAAATACTACCTGTACTTAATCATCTTGAGCTTCTACAACGAAGTATCGAACGGACGCGATGGACGTGGCTTAGGAGGCATCGTAATCGCCACCGCAGCAGTTCCATCGCCTTACGCTCCAGCTTCAGCTCCCAGTGTGACCGAACACACCATACCTGCAGCTTCTTACATCGATTCTCCTTACGCTATACAGCCTCCTCATGCTCCCATCATTACTCAACCTTGTACATCCATCTATCCACCTCACGAGTTCCCTCATATCGTAGTCCAGACTGATATCGTTGCTCCTTGTGCCCCACCTCCTTATCCTATGCCTCAGCCAGTTGTCATGAATGAGAAGCCACCTCCCTATGCTCCTTAA